The segment ACCTGGTCGCCCCTCCACGGCCGCCGCCCCCACGGGCGTCGGTCTCGTCGTGCTGCGCCCGCATCGTTCATGCACACCTGGGGACGACTCTGTGGGAAAGTCTCGACTCGAGGTGGACACACACGACGTCCGTGTGAACGAGATGTGAACGGCGCCACGCGCTGCACAGGGCACCGGGGGCCGTCCACGGACCACGCACAGGCCTGTCCACCGGCTCGCAGACGATCTGACCTGCACGAACGGCAGTTGTCCACCGAATCCACACCGGCTACGACGACGACGAGAGAGTTACATGTCCGGATGCTCCGCAAGAGTGTCCTGCGGGGTGGGATGTGGACGACCGACCCGACGGCCGAACCCGTGCTCTCCCGACCTACCTGTCCCACCGCGTCCGTGGCAAGATGCAGTCCTAGTCTCTTCATGCCCGAAAGGCCTCGATCCTTGAGATTCCGCATCGATCGCGACACGTTCGCCGACGCCGTGGCGTGGACCGCGCGCAGCCTGCCCACCCGGCCGAGCGTGCCGGTCCTCGCCGGCCTGCTCGTGGAGACGTCCGGCGACGGCCTCACGCTGTCGGGCTTCGACTACGAGACCTCCACGCGAGCGACCCTGCCCGCCGAGGTCGCCGACGACGGGCGTGCGCTGGTCTCGGGGCGTCTGCTCGCCGAGATCGTGAAGTCGCTGCCGGCCAAGCCGATCGACGTCAGCCTCGACGGCACCAAGGTCCAGGTCTCCTGCGGCAGTGCCCGGTTCAGCCTGTCGACGATGCCGGTCGAGGAGTACCCGCAGCTGCCCCAGATGCCCAGCTCGTCCGGGACGATCAAGGCCGACGAGTTCGCCACCGCGGTCGCTCAGGCCAGTGCGGCGGCCGGCCGCGACGAGATGCTGCCGCTGCTGACCGGCGTTCGGCTCGAGATCGACGGCTCCACCATCTCGCTGATGGCGACCGACCGGTTCCGCGCGAGCCTGCGCGAGATGCAGTGGTTCCCCGAGGCGGGCGACGCCTCCGGCCACGCCCTGGTGCCGGCCCGCGTGCTCGGCGAGACCGCGCGGTCACTGGTGTCGGGCTCCGACATCACGATCGCGATCTCCTCGGGCGAGGCCGGCGACGGCCTCATCGGCTTCGAGGGCACCGTGGGCAACGGCACCCGCCGCACCACCACCCGCCTGCTCGAGGGTGACTTCCCGCGGGTGCGTCAGCTCTTCCAGGCGCAGGCCGAGACGGTCGCGTACGTACGCACGTCCGACCTGGTCGACGCCGTCAAGCGCGTGTCGCTGGTCGCCGAGCGCAACACCCCGGTCCGGCTCACCTTCTCCGAGGGCCAGGTGCTCCTCGAGGCAGGCAGCGGCGACGAGGCGCAGGCGTCGGAGTCGATCGAGGCCACCATCGACGGTGCCGACATCTCGATCGGGTTCAACCCCGGCTACCTGCTCGAGGGGCTCGGCGTCATGTCGGAGCCGGTCGTGCACCTCGCGTTCACCCAGCACACCAAGCCCGCCGCCATCTCGGGCGTCCGCGAGATCGGCGACTCACCCGACGGCGCCTTCCGCTACCTGATCATGCCGGTGCGTCTGCAGGGCTGACCTGCGCCACCACCTCGCACACCACGACTCCTGGGAGGGAGATCCATGCACCTCGGACTCGTCGGACTCGGCAAGATGGGCGGCAACATGCGGTCCCGGCTGCGCGACGGTGGTGTCACCGTCACGGGCTACGACCGCAACCCCGACGTCACCGACGTCGACTCGCTGGAGGCGCTCGTCGCCGAGCTCCCCTCGCCCAAGGTCGTCTGGGTGATGGTGCCCTCGGGCGAGATCACCCGCGCCACGGTCGAGGAGCTCATCGGGCTGCTCGGCGAGGGCGACGTCATCGTCGACGGCGGCAACTCCCGCTGGACCGACGACGAGAAGCACGCGGCCCTGGCCGCCGAGAAGGGCATCGGCTACGTCGACTGCGGCGTGAGCGGCGGCGTGTGGGGCCTGGAGAACGGCTACGCGCTCATGGCCGGTGGCGACGCGCACGACATCGCGAAGGTGCAGCCCGCGTTCGACGTGCTCAAGCCCGAGGGTGAGTCCGGCTTCGTCCACGCGGGAAGCGTCGGCGCGGGGCACTTCTCCAAGATGGTC is part of the Aeromicrobium sp. Leaf245 genome and harbors:
- the dnaN gene encoding DNA polymerase III subunit beta, coding for MRFRIDRDTFADAVAWTARSLPTRPSVPVLAGLLVETSGDGLTLSGFDYETSTRATLPAEVADDGRALVSGRLLAEIVKSLPAKPIDVSLDGTKVQVSCGSARFSLSTMPVEEYPQLPQMPSSSGTIKADEFATAVAQASAAAGRDEMLPLLTGVRLEIDGSTISLMATDRFRASLREMQWFPEAGDASGHALVPARVLGETARSLVSGSDITIAISSGEAGDGLIGFEGTVGNGTRRTTTRLLEGDFPRVRQLFQAQAETVAYVRTSDLVDAVKRVSLVAERNTPVRLTFSEGQVLLEAGSGDEAQASESIEATIDGADISIGFNPGYLLEGLGVMSEPVVHLAFTQHTKPAAISGVREIGDSPDGAFRYLIMPVRLQG
- the gnd gene encoding phosphogluconate dehydrogenase (NAD(+)-dependent, decarboxylating), which gives rise to MHLGLVGLGKMGGNMRSRLRDGGVTVTGYDRNPDVTDVDSLEALVAELPSPKVVWVMVPSGEITRATVEELIGLLGEGDVIVDGGNSRWTDDEKHAALAAEKGIGYVDCGVSGGVWGLENGYALMAGGDAHDIAKVQPAFDVLKPEGESGFVHAGSVGAGHFSKMVHNGIEYAMMQAYAEGFELLEKAELVDNVTDVFDSWRVGTVVRSWLLDLLVKALQDDPGLSKIRGYAEDSGEGRWTVEAAIDHAVPAPTIAASLFARFVSRQDESPAMQAVAAMRQQFGGHAVQAASEAGHDPADMDARPS